The region CTGCGTCCTCAGCCACGGAGCATGTATCGATTACGCGCATGGAGGAAATGGTGTCTAATTCAGTTTACTCAAGTCAAAATGACGAGATCTCGCCGGCCACAAGACGAGAGATTGCGCGTCTGACTCAATGCATCCGTGTGCTTGTCCAGGGAGGACTGCGCGTAGATGAGGAGACAGTTACGGCGGCATATGATGCCAGTCTCCAGGTTGATTTGGAGCAGGGCGATGACTACGATGAAGATGGGCGGCAACGCGAAGGACGAGAATACCTGGAAGGGACCCAGGCGAAGAGAATCATTCAACTAGTGACAGCACAGCAGTCTCGCTGATTATAAGAAATGATACCCACTCCTACATCACACCCATATCGGGCACTCTTCCTTCATTTTACGATGAATAACTTCTCAATTTTCATTGGGAAACGCGATAAGGACCCCGCATCACGTGGAGATAACATCTGCTGTAATTGGTGCCTGAGCCTCTTATGCTGGTGTACGCAGGACCATGCAGGAAGGACTCCGAGAGGCGTATGGGAAATCTCTGCTCTGCGGCACAGAGAAGTAAGGAAGAATAAGAAGTACTCGGCGTCGGATGAACCACCCGTCTGACATAGTGTTAGAGTGCTGCTGTACAAATCGATGGATCCATTGGACGGGAAGCGCGGACAACGTCATGCTTAGGTTTAGGTTCCAACCCATGTGCCCTTCAAACACTTTCAACTCCTTCACTCCCAaaatttctctttcttcaacagAGGCCTCTTGCATCAAGATCAACGGTCCTCTCCCTCTTAGCATTTCTTTTACCATTATCTTCTGTTCGTCGCTTGGACGATCCACTACACCGGACCATctcgcttcttgttcttgagaTTACCATGTCATTTGTCTCTCAAACTACCAGTCTCTTTGCATCACACTCGATACCGTTTGATAGTCGGACTCGATAACTGCACTATCCGCTCTCTTGTGCTCAAGTTCACCTAAGTCTACATCTTCCATCAGAGGCTTTATTGTGCCTTTCACGCGAAATCACACAGTCCTCTTTCGCTTGCTCTTTTTATATTGTCCCATCTGAACACTTGCCAACATGCCGGATCTTCGTCGCCAGGTTCTTGAGAGCGGCAAAACCATGTCCCGCAAAGCTGCGTCGAAGGAGGGCTCTCGGCGCACTTCGCGCGCAAGCTCGGCTCAAAATTCACACCAGTCATCACGGAACGCAAGCAGACAGGCctcagacgatgaggacgcgGGTAATCTCAGCGATGATACCGCTGTCAGGTacgtttctcttctctttcacgAGATTCAGATTTTTATTTGTGTAAGATGATATCATAGCTCAAAACTAACCAAATTACCCTCTCTTTGCAGCCTCGGCTCTTTTGACGATTTCGAGAACGTTGACGTCGAGAAAGATAACAGCAATTGGGCTCAGGAGCTtcttgatgttgttgatgatatcctaGACCGCAAGCGCAGTAGCGTGCTTAGCCGCGAGGAAAATTATGCGGCATACTGTCGCCTTTCCAAGTTCCACTATGTAGAAGAATCTATCCGGCGCCGCGTCCCTGATCTTCTAGCCGCCTTCGCTCGCAGCATCAAGTCCGAGACAAGTGTTCGAGAAACGACACTTGCGATGCGTGCTTTGGAGCTTCTAGCTATTACCGCAACAGATAACACTATTTTCGAACATACAGAGCCGCTACTTACCCGGACTATTCGCGATTCAAGCTCGGATTCCATTAAAGTGGCGGCGATTCACTGCTTAGGAACATGCACTATGTTTGGTGGCGGTGGGGATGAGGCTATTGAGGACCAGATGACGTTTTTTCTGGATATCGTTGCCTCGGACGGGCAGTCCATCGATGCGCAAGAAGGCGCTGCTACCTGTGTCACCGCAGCTCTCCAAGAATGGGGTTTTATGGCGACGGAGATTGACGACCTTGAAAGTGAGAGCGAAGAGTATATTCAGATATTCATGGATCAATTGAGCAGTGGCGATCCGAGCGTACAGATTGCGGCTGGCGAGA is a window of Aspergillus nidulans FGSC A4 chromosome VI DNA encoding:
- a CDS encoding IFRD domain-containing protein (transcript_id=CADANIAT00009614), with the translated sequence MPDLRRQVLESGKTMSRKAASKEGSRRTSRASSAQNSHQSSRNASRQASDDEDAGNLSDDTAVSLGSFDDFENVDVEKDNSNWAQELLDVVDDILDRKRSSVLSREENYAAYCRLSKFHYVEESIRRRVPDLLAAFARSIKSETSVRETTLAMRALELLAITATDNTIFEHTEPLLTRTIRDSSSDSIKVAAIHCLGTCTMFGGGGDEAIEDQMTFFLDIVASDGQSIDAQEGAATCVTAALQEWGFMATEIDDLESESEEYIQIFMDQLSSGDPSVQIAAGENIALLYERSYTPQEHWTDEGEEDSNGEDSLDSESEEQVYHTGPKRVKRYSPYHDTPELERQLQSLATVHSKRINKRDKRDLHKNFASIRATVADPRCGPMHSDHGSKLTVKIGRQGIMHIDRWWKWIRLNSLRRILQGGFAVHYFEGNRAVLDNLPVMMVRRQTGDRRTSPTGRKEDKIRQNQRRAKLEFADDDYY